In Gigantopelta aegis isolate Gae_Host chromosome 6, Gae_host_genome, whole genome shotgun sequence, the following are encoded in one genomic region:
- the LOC121375284 gene encoding dnaJ homolog subfamily B member 4-like, with product MMGKDYYKILGVPRGAKEDEIKKGYRKMALKYHPDKNKSYGSEEKFKEIAEAYDVLSDPKKKAVYDKYGEDGLKGGAYGPSASNVRGGQNFHYTFSGNPHETFRMFFGDENPFESFFSTGGGGRLGGHRSNPSFFHSYGGHGGLDMDVDDDPLTHFMGGGNMFRGHPGMGMEGRHQQKKHDPPIIKDLPISLEDVFKGTTKKLKIVRKVLNQDGHTVRDEEKILTINIKPGWKAGTKITFPKEGDQTPRNIAADIVFVIQDKPHPLFTREGSDLKFKAKISLRDALCGSSTVLIPTIDGRKVPLPLTDIIKPESTKRIQGEGLPLPKQPSKRGILIVQFAVTFPDALSQSVRKTLLEILPK from the coding sequence ATGATGGGTAAAGATTATTATAAGATACTGGGAGTTCCAAGAGGTGCCAAGGAGGATGAAATCAAGAAAGGTTATCGCAAAATGGCCCTAAAGTATCacccagataaaaacaaatCGTACGGATCGGAAGAAAAATTCAAGGAAATAGCGGAAGCATATGATGTTTTGAGTGATCCAAAGAAGAAAGCAGTTTATGACAAATATGGAGAAGACGGACTGAAGGGTGGTGCGTATGGCCCAAGCGCGAGTAATGTGAGAGGAGGTCAAAACTTCCACTATACTTTTAGTGGCAACCCACACGAAACCTTTCGCATGTTTTTCGGAGATGAGAATCCATTTGAGAGCTTTTTCAGCACAGGGGGTGGTGGAAGATTGGGTGGTCACAGAAGCAACCCATCGTTTTTCCATTCCTATGGAGGTCACGGAGGCTTAGACATGGATGTTGATGATGATCCATTGACTCATTTTATGGGTGGTGGAAACATGTTTAGAGGCCACCCAGGAATGGGAATGGAAGGAAGGCATCAACAAAAAAAGCATGATCCACCCATTATCAAAGATCTACCCATTTCCCTGGAGGATGTATTCAAAGGTACAActaaaaagttgaaaattgtGCGTAAAGTCTTAAACCAGGATGGCCACACAGTAAGGGATGAAGAAAAAATACTCACAATCAATATTAAACCAGGATGGAAAGCGGGTACGAAAATAACCTTCCCAAAAGAGGGTGACCAAACACCAAGGAACATTGCAGCAGATATTGTCTTTGTAATTCAAGACAAGCCACATCCATTATTTACCCGTGAAGGTAGTGACCTAAAGTTCAAGGCAAAAATTTCACTGAGAGATGCACTATGTGGTTCTTCCACTGTACTGATTCCCACTATTGATGGACGGAAGGTACCACTACCGTTAACCGATATTATCAAGCCTGAATCAACAAAAAGAATTCAAGGTGAAGGCTTGCCATTGCCCAAACAGCCTTCAAAACGAGGAATTCTTATCGTACAGTTTGCTGTTACATTTCCTGATGCCCTTTCACAATCTGTAAGAAAGACATTGTTGGAAATCTTACCAAAATAA